Proteins encoded within one genomic window of Ranitomeya variabilis isolate aRanVar5 chromosome 4, aRanVar5.hap1, whole genome shotgun sequence:
- the LOC143765953 gene encoding uncharacterized protein LOC143765953, with amino-acid sequence MARGRGNGEKRRSKGGQYKGQRPSQWGNHFRSPTVLETSSELILVMEIEAILQQLRAAAGTRGAGWLQASIQGLLPDEGADQPQGLSAGRRTRRSRPPERLSPEATPRARRRIRSPSRDPPAAVTKRRQPARKPAAGRNPQHRRGLQQGEVSASPAAMASGGSVDPGAGAAAAQPGTGSARRGREVLKSTRGPASQVPSAQGGSRQREHSPAAEGARDPGSGTAGAPSVRPQARHSSSSSEESAGRASARRAAGEWQWGVSSCSSAAAAATESRAGRPCAAAGRGRGRGGEADRRHGGDRCVVGGRESLATGEGERRGEHGLGHSFRRRGSSDGFEPGHVGRMDTGDAVVESGWLHTASTSMGQHEDGGSTRPERSRQDAGLAAAGNTAPRQPVGSCSGVGTSSGTHGEGLFRGALESSAGAVRDLLARSLSAGTWSHYTRAWDSWVQWKNQMGADLEDESKLILFIGHIWESGWSVSKINNSLSGLAFGFKLRGLQDLTKSFLVRQVVKGCRKGWKVSDGRRPVSYEVLLNLENQLEAVCSDMGEVILFRLAFSLAFFGAFRLGELVSPSKCKKGGILRQDVDMFGDRLVIILRSSKTDTAGKGCRVVLFEVNGSPVCPVKCLREFLSGPGSGDCPLLVHKDGSFLSRFQFLTVFRRCLEKGGISAKNFSGHSFRIGAATEAARRGLGDEMVQRIGRWESVRFRSYIRPSLL; translated from the exons atggctagggggagggggaatggggagaagaggcggagtaagggcgggcagtataaggggcaacggccatctcagtggggcaaccattttaggtcccccaccgtactagaaacaagctcagagctgattttagttatggagattgaggcgattttgcagcaattgagagcggctgcgggaaccagaggtgcgggatggctgcaggcatccattcagggcctgctgcctgatgagggagccgaccaaccccaaggtttaagtgcagggcgacggactcggaggtctaggcctccggagcgcctcagccctgaggctacccccagggcccggcgccgtataaggagcccctctagggaccctccggccgcggtcacgaagcgtcggcagccggcgcgtaaacctgcggctgggaggaatccgcaacaccggcggggcctgcaacagggggaggtgtcggcctcccctgcagcgatggcgtctggaggaagcgtggatccaggagcaggagcggccgctgcccaaccaggaacgggctcggctcggcggggcagagaggtactgaagagcacacgagggcctgctagtcaggtgccttcagcgcaggggggaagccggcaacgcgagcactcaccagcagcagaaggagccagggatccggggtcaggaacggctggggccccttcggttcggccccaggctcggcattcatccagcagcagtgaggagtcggcggggcgagcatcagcacgcagggcggctggtgagtggcagtggggagtctcctcctgctcatcggctgctgctgctgctacagagagcagagctggacgtccctgtgctgcagctgggagggggagggggagggggggcgaagctgaccgcaggcatggaggagatcgctgtgtagtaggagggagggaatctctggccactggggagggggagaggaggggggagcatggattaggccattcatttagaagaagaggatcatcagatggatttgaaccaggacatgtgggacgtatggacactggggacgcagtggtcgagtcaggctggctgcacactgcatcaacttccatgggacagcacgaggatggaggaagcacgcgcccagagagatcgcgtcaggacgccggattggcggctgctgggaacacagcacccaggcagccag tgggatcgtgttcgggagttggcacctcaagtggaacccacggggaaggtttgttcagaggagctttggaatcttccgctggggcagtgagagacttgttggccagatcgctgtcggctggaacttggtcgcactatacgagggcctgggattcttgggtccagtggaaaaatcagatgggtgcggatttagaggacgaaagcaaattgattttatttatcggtcatatctgggagtcaggttggtcagtgtcaaaaatcaataattcgttatcaggcttggcttttggctttaaacttagagggttgcaggatttgacaaaatcgtttctggtccggcaggtggtaaaaggctgtcgtaaaggctggaaggtgtcagacggtaggcggccggtgtcatatgaagttttattaaatctggaaaatcagttagaggctgtgtgttcggatatgggggaagtaattttgtttagattagcattttctctagcattttttggtgcgtttcggttaggtgaattggttagtccttccaagtgtaagaaaggtggtatactgaggcaggatgtggacatgtttggggacaggctagtgataattttgcgttcttccaaaacggatactgcaggtaaaggttgtcgagtggttctttttgaggtaaacggctctccagtttgcccggtaaaatgtttgagggagttcctgtctggtccaggttcgggggattgcccattgttagtgcataaggatgggtcatttctctcccgttttcaatttttgactgtatttagacgttgtttggaaaaagggggcatttcagcgaagaattttagtgggcattcattccggattggggcggcaacggaggctgccaggaggggtctaggagatgaaatggttcagaggatcggtcggtgggaatcagtaagatttcgttcttacattcgcccgtctttgttgtaa